The stretch of DNA ATAAAATGAATAATGATATTTTAACTTCAAATGAAACTATAGTTAAAAATAAAAACTCAAAAATTTTGCAACTTCAATTAAAATATAAAATTGATGAAACTGATCCTCTATTGGGTTTTTTCTACCTGATAGAAGATGAGATACAAGATATTGTTGAACAAAATAAAAAAGCTTCTATTTTAATAAAAGATTTGGAGTTTCATATTCCAAAAATGAAACAATTAATTTTAAGTGTTGAATCTTATGAAACTAATGTTAGAGATAGAATTTTAGATGATTTGAATTCAAATTTGAAGGAATTAGAACTAAAACATGTAAGAAATCTTACATCTATTTCATCTAAAGCTTCAGAAATGCAAAATAATTTTGAAAGAATATTAGAAAAAGAAGAAGAGTTAAAAGAAGATTTAAAAAATTCAAGGGAAGCTGTTGTTTCTGAACTTGAAAAATTTGCTTTTGAAATCAAACTGCAAAGAAATTCATTTGAAAATAGTAAAAGTAATTTTTATAAAAATATGGAAGAAAATTTAAAGATTTTATTTGAAAAATCCTTTTCAAATCTAAAAATATTAGTAATTTTCAATATAACACTAAGCCTAATAATATTCACATATTTATTACTTAAATAAATTTGTGAATAACTAATAGAAAAAGAGATTTTCTCTTTTTCTTCAAATCCAAAAACAATTTTAAAAGTTAAAAAACAAATAAACCATTCCAAGGATAAAAAATGCAATGGAATCTAAAATCACATATTACAGATCATAGTGCATTAACTATTGATAATCTAAATTTAGATTTCAATGAATCTGATTCAAAAAATATACATTTTACACTATCAATTGATCTATGCCAACTTTTGATAAATCATAATTGTAAATCTCAAGATGATGTAGATAAATTAATGAAATCATTTTTAAAAGATCTATCAAATCATTCCCATACCTTTTTGATTCGGCTACACTAATTCATACTTGGAATTTAAAAACTTCTAAGTTAAAATAATAAGTATGAAAGAAGTAGAAAAAATGAGAAATAGTAAATATACTAAAGAGTTTAGAGATGAGACTGTTCACTTAATTTTGAATAGTAAAAAGTCAGCAATGCAAATTGCAGCATAGAACGTAGCGTTAGCAAGAAAAGATCTTGGAATAAATGATAAAACAATTTATAATTGGATTAAAGTTTATAAAAAAGAAAATAATATAACAACTCCTATTGATGAAACTAAAAATCAATCTAAATCCTCACAACAAGAATTAGTGGCTGAACTAAAACAGCTACGAGCAGAGAATAAATTACTCAAACAAGAAAGAGATATTCTAAAAAAGGCAACAGCATACGCAGCATTTGAAACTCTATAAAGTATGCTTGGATAAAAGAGCATAGAAAGAGTTTCAATATAAAACTTATGTGTAAAGTTTTTAAAGTTGATAAAAGTAGCTATTACAATTGGGTTAAAAATGGTTGTGTAATTCAAAAAGTTGATGAGAAACTTAATGAACTAATTGAAATAATATTTCTTCAATCAAGACAAACATATGGTACAAGAAGGATAAAAGATAAACTTCTTGAAAGATATGGTGTAATAGTTTCAAGAAGACGAATTAGAAATATTCTAAAACAATTAGGATTGTTTGTAAAAATGAAACGAAGATTTAAAGTTATGACAACAGATTCAAATCATAATTTACCAATAGCTCCCAATATTTTAAATAGAGATTTCTATGCTTCAAAAGTTGATGAAAAATATGTAGGCGATAGAAGTATTAATAAAAAGATATTAAATATATCTTTTTATTAATACGCGTTATATTCCAACAAGTGAAGGATGGTTGTATCTTGCAACAGTTATTGATTTATATTCAAGAAAAATAGTTGGTTGGAGTATGGATGAAACAATGAAAGTTTCACTTGTAAATGATGCTTTAAAGATGGCTCTTATTTCAAGAAATCCAGAAAAAGGACTAATTTGGCATACAGATAGAGGAAGTCAATATGCTTCTTATGAACATAAAGATTTACTCAAAAGACATGGAATAATTCAAAGTATGAGTCGAAAAGGGAATTGTCATGATAATGCAGTTGCAGAAAGTTTTTTCCATACATTAAAAACAGAATTAATCCATCATGAAATTTATCATACAAAAGAACAAGCAAAAAGATCAATATTTGAATATATAGAAGTGTTTTATAATAGAGAAAGAAGTCATAGTGCAAATAACAATTTATCACCAGTAGAGTTTGAAGAAAAACAAAAATTGTTACAAAAAGAAATTGCTGCTTAGGGATTATAATTTCTGAGTATGTTTTAGGGTTGACAGATCACTTCTTATTTTTCTACTAATAAATCAGCTTTTGTTTTTAATCTTTTTTTATATAAAAACTCTTTTTCTCTTTGTGTGAATTTTTCTTCTTTAGGAATTTTCTCTTTTTTTACCTCAACATTTTTTTGTTCTTTTTCTTCTTTTTTAAAAATTGTCAAAACAAGATAAATGGAAAAAACAATATTAAATATAATAATTGTCCATTTTAAAATTAGTGCTATTTCTAAAAATTCCAATCTATCTTTTAACTTCAAATATTCAACTACATCACCATAAATAGCATTTGCAAAAAATGCAATTACCAAAAGTAAAATTATTAAGATAACTCTTCTTCTAAATTTAAATAAGTAGTACCAAAAAAGTGCTGATTTAACTTGTTTAAACATTATATTTCCCTAAACAAAAAAGTTCAATCCAAGAGCTGCAAGTGCAACCACTAAAGATTTTGTTTTTAAATCATCAATTATTTTTCTTTCTTCATCGGCAATTATAATTTCTAGTTGCTCATCACTATAATCATCAAAAGTTTTATAATTTTCAACAAGTCTAGCTTTTGTAGCTAATATGGCTTTTTCTCGGATTTTTAGGTTTATTGCGTCTTTTATTTGTTTACTTTTGATTTTTGGATAATCAAAGGCTTTAGTAGCATTTTCACTTGCTATATTTAATAATTTATTAGAGTTTTCTTTTAGTTTGTCTTTTATGCCCATAGTTTTTTTCCATTAATTTTTATTTATTGTAGCACTTATGTATTAATGAAATGATAACTATCTTTTGAGTTAATTATAAAATATATTCCCATCTAGGATATGCAGCAGCAATACTTTTCATATCATCTATTTTAAATACATTAATAATTTTGAATCTGCCACTTGATAAAAATGCTTTTATTTTCATTTTATTTCCCTTGTTTTTTCTAATATAAATTATATGCAATATTAAATAATAATCAACTTAAATATATATATCTATTTATATATTATTTATTAATTTATGATATACTTTTGCATATTATTTGGTGGAGTAAAATGGAAAAAGAAAATTTTAAACAATTATTGAAAAAAGCTGATTTTAATAAACGAACATTTTCCCAATATTTAGGACTAAAATATCAAAGTGTAAATTCATGGGGAAACAATGGACGAAATGTTCCATATTGGGTAGAATCATGGCTAAATTTATATATTGACAATAAAAAATGCAAACAAATAAAAGAGATTTTAAAAGATAGTGGTGTTTGCCAATAAGGAATAAAATGAGAGTTGTATTATCAATTGCAGGAAGTGATAGCGGTGGTGGAGCTGGAATTCAAGCTGATATAAAAAGTGCTTTATACCATGAAGTTTTTATGACAACTGCAATTACAGCTGTAACTGCTCAAAATACAAAAGGAGTACAAGATATTTGTGTTCTTGAACCTGATTTTGTAAAAATACAAATTCTTAGTGTACTAAATGATTTTGAAGTCAATACTATAAAAATAGGAATGTTAGGGTCAAAAAATCTTGTATTAAAAGTAAAAGAAGTCATTAAAAATCTAAATATTCCTATAATTCTTGATCCAGTTGCCATTTCAAGAGCTGGATCTAAACTAATAACAGATGAAGCAATAGAAAGTTTAAAAGAATTATTTGATTATAGTTATTTGATAACTCCAAATAAATACGAAGCTAAACTATTTTTTAATGTAAGTTCTATTGAAGATATTAAAAATTTAAAAACACAAAACTCAAATATATTATTTAAAAATATGGTAGAAAGTAAAAATAAAACCGTAGATATTTTATTAAAAAAAGATGGTTTGATTATTGAATTTGAATCATTAAAAGCAAATGAAGCGAATACTCATGGAACAGGTTGTAGTTATAGTGCATCTATTGCTTCTTTAATTGCAAGGGATTTTTGCCTTGAAGATGCAATAAAAATTTCAAAAGAATATATCTATCAAGCAATTAAAAATGCTCCAAATTTAGGCTTTGGGAATGGTCCAATAAATCACATTTTAAAGTGATTTTTTCATTGAAAAAGCCTTATTTAAGCAGATTATACATAAAATACCCAATTTTATATAAAGGATAAGTGTTGGAATCACAATACGAAAAGATTATTGTACTTCTTATTGTATTAACAGCTACAATTTTAACGTGGAAAATGGTAAAAGATTTTTATATTACAAAAATGCATAAAGTTTTTGCACATTTAATTGCAGTAACAACCTCTTTTTTTATGTTATTTTCCTCTATGTTTTTATTTATGCCCAGAAACTACCAAAGAGGAGTTAGTGCAGAAGTAGAAATAAGTGCTATGAGCATTATAACAATTGTTGTTATGTTGGGTATTTTATATCTATTTTTCAGATTTGTGCCTGATAGTAAAAAATAAATTTATAAATTAATGAAATAGGAATTATTATGCAAGCATTTTTAGAAGAAGCGAAAAGATCTAGCCGAACTATTGCAAACCTAAGTACTGCTGTTAAAAACAAAGTTTTAAATGAAATGGCTGATGCATTAATTAATCATTGTGATTTTATTATTTCTCATAATGAAAAAGATATGATTGATGCAAGAGTTAATAATTTAAGTGAAGCTCTACAAGATAGACTACTTTTAACAGGAACAAGAGTTAAAGAAATGTCAGATGCAATTAGACAAATAGCATCACAAAATGAACCAGTAGGAAGAATTCTAGATGGTTGGGTTACAGAATCTGGATTAAATATTCAAAAAGTATCAATTCCAATAGGTGTAATTGGTATTATTTATGAAAGCAGACCAAATGTTACAAGTGACACAGCAGCATTATGCTTTAAAAGTGGAAATGTATGTGTTTTAAAAGGTGGAAAAGAAGCAGAACATTCAAATAAAGCAATAGCTGTTGTTTTAAGAGAAGTTCTGGCAAAAAATAAACTTCCAGAACAAGCTATTTCTTTATTACCTGATTCAAGTAGAGAAGGTGTAGCAAAACTTATAAAACAAGATAAATATGTTGATTTAATCGTACCTCGAGGAGGAGAAGCTTTAATCAGATATGTAAGTGAAAACTCAGCTATTCCTGTTATTAAACATGATAAAGGAGTTTGTCACATCTATGTGGATAAAGATGCAGCACCAGCAAAAATTATTGATATTGCAATAAATGCAAAATGTCAAAGACCAAGTGCTTGTAACTCAATGGAAACTCTTTTAATCCATGAAGATATTGCACCTTATATTCTAACAGGACTTGAAGATGCTTTTGCAGAGCAAGGAACTATTTTAAAAGGTTGTAGTGAAACTTTAAAATACATAAGAGTTGTTCCAGCAACACTTGAAGATTATGACACAGAATATTTAGCTAATATTCTAAACATTAAAATTGTAAAAAATGTTGATGAAGCAATAATTCATATTCAAAGACATGGTTCAAGCCATTCAGAAGCTATTTTAAGTGAAAACTATTCAACGATAAATAAATTTCTAAATGAAGTTGATGCAGCTTGCGTTTACGCAAATGCAAGTACAAGATTTACGGATGGTGGAGCTTTTGGATTAGGAGCTGAAGTTGGAATTTCAACAAATAAACTTCATTCAAGAGGACCAATGGGAATAAATGATTTAACAACATTTAAATATAAAATTTATGGTTCTGGTCAAATTAGATAATCTTAATATTAGGAAATAACGAAAACATGAAGAAAATATCATTAACACTAGCAAGTCTAGCAGCAGTTGTACTTTTTTGGTACATTTTAGGAACAGGTTTTGTTTTAAAAGATGGGGCAAACTCTTTTTCAAAACTTCAATGTGTATCATATGCTCCCTTTGGAAAAGATGATTCGCCTTTTATGATGGATAAAGGTTTAGTAATTTCTGAAGACTTAGTAAGAAAAGATTTACAATTACTTTCAAAATATACTGATTGTATTAGAACTTATTCAACTGTTGGTTTAGAAATGATTCCTAAAATTGCTAGGGAAAACAATCTAAAAATGCTTATGGGTGCATGGGTAAATGGCGATGAAAAACCAACAAGATTAGAAATCGATACTTTAATCAAACTTGCAAAAGAGAATAAAGATATTGTAAGAGCTGTTATTGTTGGAAATGAAGCTTTATTAAGAGGTGATTTATCCGATGTAAAACTTTATGAATATATAAAAGAAGTAAAAGCAGCACTTCCTGATACTCAAGTTACTTATGCTGATGTTTGGGAATATTGGCTTAAATATCCAAAAATTAAAGAAATTACAGATTTCGTAACTATTCATATATTACCTTATTGGGAAGATGATACTATGAATATAGAAAAAGCAATTGCACATCTTGCTGAGAAAAGAGCAGAAGTTGAAAATGAATTAAAAACTTCAAATATTTTAATTGGTGAAACAGGTTGGCCTTCTGAGGGAAGAATGAGAGAAGATGCACTTCCAAGTAAAACAAATCAAGCTATTTTTGTTAGGGATTTTGTAAAATTAGCTCAAGACAACAATTGGAACTACAATATTATTGAGGCTTTCGATCAACCTTGGAAAAGAGTTAGTGAAGGTGCTGTTGGTGGATTTTGGGGATTATTTGATAAAGATAGAGCAGATAAAAATGTTTTTAAAGGAGATGTTTCTGATTTTCCAAACTATAAATATTTAGGTTTTGGTTCTTTATTACTTATTTTTGTTTTTTCATTTTTATTAAAAAACTCAACTATTTCTACAAATAAATTAGTTTTATTTAGTTTTATAAATACAATTTTTGCAGTTTTATATATGCTTCAAATGGAACAATTTAACATTACAGTAAGATCAAGTGGAGAAGTTGTTTGGGCAACATTGGTTTTATTAACTCATCTTGCTATTTATTATTTAGTACTTTTAAATATTGCAAAAGAATCTAAACCTAAAATTGTGGGTATTAGAGAAATTTTAACAAACAAAGTATTTAATGTTGATACTTTACCAATGATATTATTTTATTCTTCATTTATTTTTGTATTAATTTCAACAATAATTCTTGCATTTGAAGGAAGATATAGAAATTTTGAAATATATGTTTTTGCTATTTCTGCTATCTCTTTTGTTTTACTTTACGGTGGAAGATTTGCAAATATGGAATTTAAAGCATTTGAAAAATTATCATTTATAGTTCTTTTAATAACTTCTATAATTTCGTTTTATAATGAAGGTTCTTTAAATATTTTCTCTAATATTTGGATTATTATTGCTTTAATTTTTACTTATATTTTATTTCAAGGAAGTAAAAATAGCTCATATAGTGAATTAAAAACTATTACTAAATATATTGCTATATTCTTCATTTTCTCTATTTCATTAAGATATGGAATTATTGCAGATAAAGATATTATTGCTCAATGTCATTTAAATGATGATACTTTACTTTGTGGATTTAAAAACCAAGTAGGATATTTAGGATATATTGGAGTATTTGGAATTATTGCAATTTGTATTGCTATTCTTGCTTTATTTATAAATAATAAAAAGTTTGTATTAGTTTCACTATTTGCTTCTGTTTTCTCTATTATGATGTTTAATACTTATGTAGGTTCTATTGCATTCATTTTAACTATCATTGTGTTATGTAAAGAAAAAAACCTAAAAGTTTTAAACTCTTAGGTTATAAGTTGTACTAAATTTATATTTTAAAATATAGATTTAGTACAAAAATCTAAAATCTACTTTAACTATTTTTTCTTAGTTATCCTGTTCCGGAGCTATTTCACCTTCTGGACCAATATTTAACATATCATCAACTGCTTTCACAGGAAAAGGTGGTAGTTTAAATTTATCATCTTTTATATCCACATTAAAAACAGCCAATTTAGCCTCTTGAATTTGAACAACACCCAAAGATTTACTTATAAATTTTAATGGAACAGTATTATAAATCCAAATTTTATCTTCACCTAATTGCCAAATATCACACTTATATCCAAGAACTGATTCTGAACCAATTTTTTTAGCTCCCATTGAAATTAAAGTATCACTATTTTTTAAATTTAAAAATGGATTTTCTTCATCAAAAACCATTTCTTGTTGATAAGTAACTTTATCATTAAAATCAACATTATAGATTTTATTTCCAACTATTTTTGTAATATTATGTTCTTCTTCTTCATCACCATTTGCTGATTGAACTATTTTCTCTTCTGATAATTCAAGTTCACCAAAATTTTTAAAGTATAATTTACTTGTTCCACTTAATGAAGCTTTATTTCCCATTACTTCACCAGAACCTGCAATTTCATACTCAACAATTGCTGATTTCACATCATATCTATTTGTTTGTGCGAATAAACTAGCCATTCCTAAAAACAAAAATCCAAAGATATATTTTGATTTTCCCACGTTTTAATCCTTCTTTAAATTGAGCGAATTATACAGCTTATCTAATTAATCTTTCAAAATAAATACCACCAAATGAACACCTTTTTTACATATTATTAAAAAAACAAAAGGAGTTTTATATGTCTTATTCTAAAAAAAGATATTTTGTATATACTTTATTAACATTATTTATAATGTTAATTCCATTTATAACAATAAATGATAACCATGTATTGTTATTATCTTTTGATAAATTACAATTCCATTTTTTGGGTAGTGTTTATAGTGTTAGTGAACTTTATGTTATGCCATTTTTGCTTATGTTTTTATTCATAGGAATTTTTGCTATGACTTCAATGTTCGGAAGAATTTGGTGTGGTTGGAGCTGTCCTCAAACTATATTTAGAGTTATTTATAGGGATTTAATTGAAGGAACTATTCTTGATTTAAGAAAAATAAACAACAAACAAAAAGATATTGATTATAATAAAAAATCTAATCAAATCAAAAAATATGTTGCACTTATTTTGTGGTTTATTATTACTTTAGTTATATCTTCTAATTTTATGCTTTATTTTATTCCACCTGAAGATTTTTTTGTTTATATTCAAAATCCAGCAGACCATAGTTTTATGATTATATTTATTTTAACTGTTGCTCTATTTTTAGTATATGACATAGTTTTTATGAAAGAAAATTTCTGTGTTTATATCTGTCCATATTCTAGAATTCAATCTGTTTTATATGATGATGATACAAAACAAGTGAGTTATGATTACAACAGAGGTGGGAAAGTTTATGAGAACAATGTTAAATCAATATTTAAAGTAAAACAATGGAGTAATAACGAAGAGTGTACAACTTGTGAAGCTTGTGTAAAAGTTTGCCCTACACATATAGATATTAGAAAAGGATTACAAGTTGAGTGTATAAACTGCCTTGAATGTAGTGATGCTTGCTCAACTGTAATGGGAAAACTAAATAAAGAATCTTTAATAAATTGGGGAAGTACAAATACAGTTATCAATAAAAAGAATGTATCAATTTTTACTAAAAAGAATTTAACTTATTTTGTATCTTTATTTTTATGTATATTTTTAGCTTTCTATTTTTCACTTGAAAAAGAAGATTTTTTAGTAAATGCAAATAAAACTACAGAACTTTATAGTAAAAAAGAAAATGGAATTATTTCAAATAACTATATTTTGACTATTCATAATACTCAAGATAAAGATTATACTTTTGATATTAGATTACTTGAAAACAAAGATTTCAAAATAAAAAGATTTGATAGTTTTGAGTTAAAAGCTGGTGAAAAAACTAAAAAAATTCTTATATTAGAAACTACAGAAGATTTTGAAAAACTAGAGAAAAAACCTTCTAAAATTTCAATTGAAATTTTTACAAAAGAAAATGAAAAAGTAAAAGTTACAAGACAAATCGCATTTTTTTATCCAAAAAATTAAAGAGCCTTTTCAATAAAGAGGGAAAATAAAACTCCCTCTTTTTTATTTTCTACCAAAATTTTTCCAGCAAAACTCTCTTCAATTATCATTTTAGATAAATAAAGCCCTATTCCTGTACCCTCTTCTTTTGTAGAAAAATATGGTTCAAAAATCTTTTTTATGTTTTTTAGTTTTATTCCACCACCATTATCCAAAATACAAATATTAACCTCAGCACTACTTGAAAAAATATTGATTTTTATTTTAGGATTTTTTATATTTTTTAATACATCAATTGAGTTTGAAATAATCGCAATTAATACTTGTGAAAGTTCACTTTTTACACCAAATATTTTAATATCCTCAAAGGTTTCAAAGCTTATTTCTAACTCTATATTATGGGTTTTTAAATCTGCGCTTAAAATTGTAATTGAATTATTTATGGCATCTTTTACCATAAAAATCTCTTTTTCCTTTGATTTTGTATAAAACTCTTTAAAATCATCTATTGTTTTTGATAAAAATAAAACTTGCGAATTTAGCTGTTCTACTTTTTTATCAAAATAAATTTCATCTAAGTTTTTATTTTCAAATTTCTTTTTTAGATTCATTAATATATATGAAATATTATTTAAAGGTTGTCTAAATTGGTGAGTTATATTTGCTATCATTTCCCCTGATTTTACAAACTTTGATTGTTGTATTATCATTTTTTCAAAACTCTCATTTTTATTTTTTAAATCATTATATTTATAAGCTATTGAAGTTGTAAAAAGCATAGCTTCCAGTGCAAAAACAACTAAAACTAAATCAAAATATCCCCTTTGATTGTAAAAATCTTTAAAATTAAAAACAAAAAGTAAAATACAAAATATCGACCAACCAATAACATAAATAAGAGTTGGTTTAAAACCTTGTTTTAGATTAAAAATAATAGAGATAAATAAAATTGCATAAATAATTGTATAAGGCAAATATTCAAATAAAATATAATGATAAAAGGCTGTTAAAATAACCACATTTAATAACAAAGTATTAATTATCAACTCTTTATAATTTGTGATTTTTGGGAAAAATTTACCCTCATAATAATTTATAGCAAACAGTACAGCACTTAAACTGGCAATCACCAAAGCAATTTCTTGAATAAAAGAGCTAATCTCAAAAAGTTTACTATATGAAAGTATATAAATCAAAGAAAAAATCTGCATAAAACAATAACTTATATAAAATATCTCTTTTGAATATACATATCTAATAAAGGTATATACTATTGTCATAATCAATATTCCAAAAGTAATACCATAAAAAAGAATTAAATTTATTTCAGACATCTATTTTATAACCACTATTTGTAAGATTTAAAATCAAATCTTTTGGAATTTTAGATTTTAGATTTTTAACCAAAGTTTTTAAAGCATCCTTTGTCATAACAGAATCGCTCCAAACATAGTTTTCAATCTCTTCATAACTCACATATCTGTTTTTATTTTTTATTAATAACTCTAAAAAAATCAACTCTTTTGTTCTCAGTTTTATAATCTCATCATCTATGACTAAATTTTTATTAAAACTATCAAAATATGAATTAATATCAAGTTTTACGATATTTGTAACATCTTCTTGCAAAGAATTTACACATAAAAACAAAGCCTCTTCAAACTCTTTTTCCTTTACAGGTTTTACAAGATATTTAACAAGTCCTAGTTCAATCGCTTTTAATAAATAATCCTTATCACAAAAAGCTGTGATTATTATGATTTGAGTTTTTTTATCTTTTTGTCTTATTCTTTTTACAAACTCCAAACCATTTAATTTAGGCATTTGAATATCTGTGATTATAATATCTGGTTGATGTTTTTCATATAATTGTAAAGCAATAATGGCATCACTTGCAGCATAAATTTGCTCAAAGAAATTTTGCAAATACTCAACACCGTTTTCCCTTGCTATTTCATCATCTTCAACATACAAAATTTTTATATTTTTATTGATATTTTTTAACATTCAAGATTATATCTTATATATGATTATGATAAAATTCCACAATGAGAGAATACAAAACACAAATAAAAGAGATAATAACTACTACGACATTTTCAACACCATTGGGTGAAATGTTTGCTGCTGCTTCAAAAAAAGGTATTGTAATGCTTACTTTTTTTACGCATTTTCATATCGAAGCAAAAATAGAAATTTTAAAAAATACCTTAAATGCAGATGTAATACCAGCAAATGGAGAAATTTTTGAAGTTTTAAAAATACAATTAGAAGAATATTTTGACAAAAAAAGAACAACTTTTGAAATTCCTTTACAATTAGTTGGTTCACCTTTTCAAGTTAAATGTTGGAAAGAGTTATTAAATATTCCCTACGGAAAAACTATATCTTATAAAGAACATATTGCAAATGCAAATGCTCAAAATATGATAGCCATACTTGTACCTTGTCATAGAGTAATTTCAAGTGATGGAAAACCACTTAATTATAATGGTGGAGTTGAAAAAAAAGAGTTCCTATTAAAGTTAGAACAAAATGATAAATAAAACTATTTTTAGACAATATGACATCAGAGGTGTTGTAAATGAGGATTTAACACAAGAAAACTCTAAACTTATTGGATATTTTTTAGGTTTAACAATAAAAGAAAAAATCAAAACTATTCCATATATAATTGTAGGTTACGATATAAGAACTCACTCAAATATGTTATTTGAAGCTTTAATCTCAGGACTTAATTTATCTGGCTGTAAAGTTCTAAATATTGGACTTGTTGCAACTGGGGTGAACTATTTTGCATCTTTCCAAGAATTTTTAGTAAATAATGAAACTATAAAACCAAATGCTTCAGTTATGATAACGGGAAGCCACAATGCAAAAAAATATAATGGTTTTAAAATCACAATAAATAATGAACCATTTTTTGGAGATGAATTATTAGCCTTATATGAAAGAATTTTAAAAAATCAAAATATAGAGATTCCACTAAACTTAGATTTTATAGAAATTGATACAAAAAAATTATATGTAGATTATATGGTAAATCAATTTTCACACTTAAAAGATTTTAAAATACCATTTGCAGTTGATTGTGGAAATGGTGTAGCAAATACAGTTTTATGTGAAATATTAGATAAATTAAATCTAAATTACCAAGGAATACACCTAACTCCTGATGGAGAATTCCCAAATCATCATCCAGACCCAACAAATGAAAAAAATCTTGAAGATTTAAAAACTCTATTAAAAGATGATTGTAATTTGGGTTTTGCTTATGATGGTGATGCTGATAGAATTGCTGTATTAACTCAAAAGTATAATATTAAAGGTGATATGTTAGCCCTACTTTTTTCAAAAACTATGAAAAATCCAGTGATTATTGGAGAAGTTACCTATTCACAAAATATCTTTGATGAGTTAAATCATGATACAAAAACTATTATGGATAAAACTGGTTATTCAAATTTAAGACTAAAACTAAAAGAGTTAAATGCTGATTTAGCAGCAGAAGTTTCAGGACATATCTTTTTTAATGACAGATATTATGGTTTTGATGATGCTATTTATGCAACTTTTAGAGTTTTAGAGCTTTTATACAAAGGAATAGATTTAGATTTTGAGTTAGATAAACTTCCAAAAGTTTATACAAGTTCAAATATAGAATTAGAAGTTGAGGAAAAAAACAAGTTTTTAATCATAAAAAAAATAGAAGAAAAACTAAATCA from Arcobacter suis CECT 7833 encodes:
- a CDS encoding IS3 family transposase, which produces MCKVFKVDKSSYYNWVKNGCVIQKVDEKLNELIEIIFLQSRQTYGTRRIKDKLLERYGVIVSRRRIRNILKQLGLFVKMKRRFKVMTTDSNHNLPIAPNILNRDFYASKVDEKYVGDRSINKKILNISFY
- a CDS encoding XRE family transcriptional regulator → MEKENFKQLLKKADFNKRTFSQYLGLKYQSVNSWGNNGRNVPYWVESWLNLYIDNKKCKQIKEILKDSGVCQ
- the thiD gene encoding bifunctional hydroxymethylpyrimidine kinase/phosphomethylpyrimidine kinase, encoding MRVVLSIAGSDSGGGAGIQADIKSALYHEVFMTTAITAVTAQNTKGVQDICVLEPDFVKIQILSVLNDFEVNTIKIGMLGSKNLVLKVKEVIKNLNIPIILDPVAISRAGSKLITDEAIESLKELFDYSYLITPNKYEAKLFFNVSSIEDIKNLKTQNSNILFKNMVESKNKTVDILLKKDGLIIEFESLKANEANTHGTGCSYSASIASLIARDFCLEDAIKISKEYIYQAIKNAPNLGFGNGPINHILK
- a CDS encoding glutamate-5-semialdehyde dehydrogenase gives rise to the protein MQAFLEEAKRSSRTIANLSTAVKNKVLNEMADALINHCDFIISHNEKDMIDARVNNLSEALQDRLLLTGTRVKEMSDAIRQIASQNEPVGRILDGWVTESGLNIQKVSIPIGVIGIIYESRPNVTSDTAALCFKSGNVCVLKGGKEAEHSNKAIAVVLREVLAKNKLPEQAISLLPDSSREGVAKLIKQDKYVDLIVPRGGEALIRYVSENSAIPVIKHDKGVCHIYVDKDAAPAKIIDIAINAKCQRPSACNSMETLLIHEDIAPYILTGLEDAFAEQGTILKGCSETLKYIRVVPATLEDYDTEYLANILNIKIVKNVDEAIIHIQRHGSSHSEAILSENYSTINKFLNEVDAACVYANASTRFTDGGAFGLGAEVGISTNKLHSRGPMGINDLTTFKYKIYGSGQIR
- a CDS encoding glycoside hydrolase family 17 protein, encoding MKKISLTLASLAAVVLFWYILGTGFVLKDGANSFSKLQCVSYAPFGKDDSPFMMDKGLVISEDLVRKDLQLLSKYTDCIRTYSTVGLEMIPKIARENNLKMLMGAWVNGDEKPTRLEIDTLIKLAKENKDIVRAVIVGNEALLRGDLSDVKLYEYIKEVKAALPDTQVTYADVWEYWLKYPKIKEITDFVTIHILPYWEDDTMNIEKAIAHLAEKRAEVENELKTSNILIGETGWPSEGRMREDALPSKTNQAIFVRDFVKLAQDNNWNYNIIEAFDQPWKRVSEGAVGGFWGLFDKDRADKNVFKGDVSDFPNYKYLGFGSLLLIFVFSFLLKNSTISTNKLVLFSFINTIFAVLYMLQMEQFNITVRSSGEVVWATLVLLTHLAIYYLVLLNIAKESKPKIVGIREILTNKVFNVDTLPMILFYSSFIFVLISTIILAFEGRYRNFEIYVFAISAISFVLLYGGRFANMEFKAFEKLSFIVLLITSIISFYNEGSLNIFSNIWIIIALIFTYILFQGSKNSSYSELKTITKYIAIFFIFSISLRYGIIADKDIIAQCHLNDDTLLCGFKNQVGYLGYIGVFGIIAICIAILALFINNKKFVLVSLFASVFSIMMFNTYVGSIAFILTIIVLCKEKNLKVLNS
- the ccoG gene encoding cytochrome c oxidase accessory protein CcoG, producing MSYSKKRYFVYTLLTLFIMLIPFITINDNHVLLLSFDKLQFHFLGSVYSVSELYVMPFLLMFLFIGIFAMTSMFGRIWCGWSCPQTIFRVIYRDLIEGTILDLRKINNKQKDIDYNKKSNQIKKYVALILWFIITLVISSNFMLYFIPPEDFFVYIQNPADHSFMIIFILTVALFLVYDIVFMKENFCVYICPYSRIQSVLYDDDTKQVSYDYNRGGKVYENNVKSIFKVKQWSNNEECTTCEACVKVCPTHIDIRKGLQVECINCLECSDACSTVMGKLNKESLINWGSTNTVINKKNVSIFTKKNLTYFVSLFLCIFLAFYFSLEKEDFLVNANKTTELYSKKENGIISNNYILTIHNTQDKDYTFDIRLLENKDFKIKRFDSFELKAGEKTKKILILETTEDFEKLEKKPSKISIEIFTKENEKVKVTRQIAFFYPKN